The Gossypium hirsutum isolate 1008001.06 chromosome D03, Gossypium_hirsutum_v2.1, whole genome shotgun sequence genomic interval ATTGAAACCaccccaatccagccaacacaccactccgtaccaccaacacaccgtgtgggattaaatcaacccacccaaccaacacaccaatatcgcagcaaatcTTCCAGTAGTAGAatcgcaacaaagctgccagAAACAGTATACTCCCTCCATAACaatatcccaaccccatgtaatatgtcatgtcataaatcatacgtgtatgcaaaatatCATATTTGATCATATTCATGCATATCATAGAGTAAATTGATCATACATACATAAGGTTGTAACAGTCATTCCgactcctaggggtataacagtcattttaccctatgggggtatttctgTCATTTTACCTATTGGGGGTATTTAAGccattttacccttcaggggtatttcgatcattttacccctcgggggtattttggtcattttacccttaggggctatttctgtcattttaacctataggggtatttcgatcattttacccttcgagggtatttcggtcattttatccttcgagggtatttctgtcattttaccctacggaggtattttgatcattttacccctCAGAGGTATTTCGATCGTTTTACTCTTCAgaggtattttgatcattttacccctcagggtatttcggtcattttacctttcgGGGGTAtgttagtcattttacccttcgggggtattttggtcactttacccttcgggggtatttcagtcaattTACCTTTCGGGGTATTTCGGTCACTTGCCCATGAATCGCAAGTTGGGCTTACCACTCGAGCGAttgcacgcccgtgtggtctaaaATGCCATGTTCACGGCTTTTTAGCTTTTTGCTGATCTACGGTTGTAGTggggtgattacacacctgtttacgagaAGAGCGCAAATCTCCACGTACGCCCACCTAGAATTAAACATGACCTAAAGTTAGACCATTAATTTCTAGGGTAAAAATGGCCTCTTATTACACTTAATCCAAAACACCCTCCTTACCTTGATTGAACGCTGAGCAAAAAGGTTGCGACTATTTCGAAACACCTACAAACTAGCACTCCTCGAAGGAAACCCTAAGACTACAACAAGTAACACAATCTGAGAAAGAAATCACCCATAGGCAATCAATGGATTAAGAAGAAGAGTATTCAgttttgagaaaaagaaaagaagagaacagGTTTACTCAAGTGAGGAGTATAACCACTTACCGATAGTCAGAAACCTTCAGCACAGGAACAACAAGAAGCAGCGAAGAAAGATCAACATAGAGAATGATACAACGTATGGGTGATATTTAGCTAGGAGGTAAAAAGGAGAAAAGCCTGACAGAGATAAACCGATGGAAACAAAGAGGTTATTCGaccaaagaagaagagaagagaaaggagattCGACCAGTAGAGAAAAGAAGAGGGAAAAAGAGAGAAGGGAGGATTTGGCAACAAGAGGagagggaaaaagagaggaaaagagtAGAAAAGAAAAGTGAACAAACCCAAGAGGTACTTCACAAAACTTGGCAAAATCTGGCACCAAAAGCTAATAGGTGAACCACGAAACTGACCCAAAACCCATAATCTTTAGTAACTAAAGACCAAATTCGCCAGATGCTACCCCAAGAAGTTCCTTCAAATGCCAAAAATAACTATCTTTTTCCCCTAGCCGAATTCTTAAGGTTTGAATTACCCCAAATGGCACACACTCCCCTTAATCAAATTCCttaattttctcctaaaatctctccccttatccctccttgatttACTCCACCAATTCCTCCTCAACTCCCCAACAATTCTATTCAAAATCCATTCAGAGTCCCCTTAACTGTGTTTCaatccaactccactacctacacagCTCAAGCAGTAAAATAAACACCCCATTGCACAACCcatgacttgaacctcagacctcacagttacacaacacgccaccttgccaccagacgacaagctctttttgtgtcataaaacaaaccCTATGTTTGGTTGgatgtattggctatgccaatacacccctaatcggtgggccccacatAAACTcatgtttggttcagtgtattgCCTTAATACACTCCTATTACGTTACGGATGTAATCCATATTTTCTCTGCTTTAACACCGATTCCCAATCCCTTCGAAAAGCAAGGATCAGCTAATCGGTGTCTGTTTTACCCTTCCCAGCTGAAATCGATCTCCACCCCcactctctccctctccctcccaacatcaacagAAGTTGCCAGTGAACCAAACCTCCACCCGCTCAGATCTTTCGCCGACTTTCATCTTGGCATCTTGGCATCTTTCGCCAACATCAACAGAAGCGGCAAgtgtttcttctctttttttacttaatttggatttttaattttctttctcatGATTGTTTTGTCGACAAAAAACAGAATTGTGTTCTTCAACTATGGTGGGTTTTGTctgttgaaattagggtttttttgggATAAATTTTGAATTCTCCTGCATTTTGATTCTATCTTGTATCCTTCACAGTTGTCTGTTGAAATAACTTCTATTTGCTCTTTGCTCTTTGGTGTTTCATGTCTGCTGCCTGATTAAGTTACATACTAGCTTCTATTTGCTGTTTGGTGTTTCATGTCTGCTGCCTGATTAAGTTACATCTAATTACATGTACATGTAATTTAAAACGTGGAAGAGAAAACCAGAATCGTTCTCTTGAAATGCtgtgtttatattttattacaagAAACAATAACCATTTATGTGAGTTTGCCAATTCTGTGAAGTGAATGGCAACCACTAAATTGAAAACACTTTGGGTTAAAATGTCCCTATACTTCTCCAATTCTTAAActtgattttgaaataaaaaattaaacaacatGATTTTTATAATAAAACTTATTCTTCACagaattaaattcctactataaaatttttgaaaaatacaacCACTATAAATTAAATTTCCTactttgaaattttcaaaaaatacaatcactatagacatattttaaccaaCACTATGTAATCCTGAAGTGTTAACCCCCCCACGCCATGATAAACACCAAATCATTCTTTTCAACTCAGATTAATTAATTTGAATCATTGGTACATCAACAAAACACACCATACCACTGCAGAGCACTGGTGtatacatttatttaaaaaagaaagtaaGAAAAACAACATCTTTGTGTTATTACATGTAGGAGCAtacgtgtgtatatatatatattacatctTACTATATAAGACATGTAAAAGGAGATAGCAGTAGGTTGGTAGGTAGGGAAGGGTAGCTAAATGAAGCAAGGTAGGCCTAGGCTGTGCCAATAATGCCCAAGTCTTGGTTGTCATCGTTGTTGGGAGAGGGAGAGCCAAAGATAGGGCCACCTTCGCCAGTAGGATCTTTCACCTTGTCCTCCAGCCTATCAACCTGAATGCCACCCTCATCCTCCTTGGACCTCAGCTCCGTTTTGCTCTTATTCTCTCCTCCTTGTATTGATTCATATATCGTTGCCGTCTTCGACTCCTTGGGCAATGCTCCTTGTGCCCCTGACATTGTTTATTTACCTTTTACTTTCTCTTGTTCTTGTTCTTCTTCTACTTCTTCTTCTACGACGACTACATATTAGCCACCCACAGAAgtagtgtgtatatatatgggtCAAGTCCACAAATATATGAAGCAATCAATTATTTTGTGGCTGATGGAAATGAGTTTTCTGGGCATGGGCTTGAATTCCAGACACGTACCATCGCAGCCAGGCCAAGTGGCTTTAGACCCTAGGGACATGCCAGACAAGAGTGTGCCAAATAATGCTTCTACGTGTTGGTCATGCAGTACTGTTACTTGGCAGCTTCTATGATAAATCACCAAATCCACTATTCCTAAATCATTACAAGCTTATGCTACTACTTAAATATTATTTCTACTTCTAGTACTCCACAATCTAACCTTATTGCTTATATTTGGTTGAAGAAATTTGGGTGTAAAGATACGACTTAGAAGAGTAAGTCCCAAAGGTTTGATAAAAGGAGGAAGAAATTTTTCTGTGAAGAAGCAGATAAAAAAGTGGAGTGTTTTGGAGAGCAAACCCTTTTTTTTCCTCATTTATTTCGCCATTCAAACTTCATGTGTGGTAAAGCCGTTATATAATGATAAAGTATGATTCAGTTTATAATGTCGTAATTACATGGTGGATTTTAATTTCTAAGCAAGAAGTTCTGTGGCTGAACTTTCTGTTTTGTCCTGCCCAAGCAAGGAGTTTTAATTGTGAAATGGTTTCTGAGGATACTATCCATGCATTAAAAATGAACAGCTGATTAATAATATTGACAGTGGAGTTTTCTTTAGGAATTATTTGTCTTTTGAAGCCTCTGATCTATTGCATTCTCATTTTTTGGAGTTTCTGTTTCGTTAGATCAATTCATTTTATACAACTTTTCTTGCTTTTGtttgaatatttgttttatgCTGTTTTTCTTTTCgtggattttaattttgatctaAAGTCACTTGATTTTTGGATTTTAGTTTTGATCTGAATTTACTTAAAATGTAGCATCTATAATCTTCAAGATGTTCGATTTTCAGTATTTCTGGGTCTTATTATGGCTTGTTTGTTGAGGAATTCTAATGTGTGGTTTTGGATATAGGTTTAGAGGACAGCGTTTTACATGTGGAGTAGTGTATAATCTATCATATGTAACAATGTAAGGCTCTTTTACGATTCTTTGTGAATTGAAGTCTTGTTTTCGTCTGGATAATTTCTCTGATCAATTTTTGGGAGTCTTACATTGTTAAATTCTAGGAGTTTTATTTTTCAGGAAACTTGACATGAATACATCACTTTTATATTTGGGGGAAGGCTAGACACACAGACTCCAATTGAGGAGACTGTGAGAGCAATGAATTATGTGATTGATAAGGGTATGCATTTTCTTTTGGTATTGCAGTGAGTGGTCTGCACAACAGATTGCGGAAGCATGGGGAGTAGCTGAGAGGTTGGAGTCCGCTTGCTTCTGGAGTACTTACTGGAAAATACAACAAAGGAAATAGACCACCTGACAGTCGGTTTGCTTTGGAAAATTTCAAAGTAAGAATCACTTCACATTTGATTTGTTACTTTTGATTTTGTATGCTTTATTGATCTTTTTATCTCAATTTGAACATAACTGCTTGTTGAATTATAGGTTCCTTTTTCCTCGTAAGGATATATTCTTTTCAATGAGATTGATTTTAGGCTATGTTTCACTATGTTTTGTGCTTCTTACGAATCTAACATATTGTTTATGCATATGTGcttgtaataaatataatttcttgCACGTTTACAGTTGATAAATCTCTGGTGTCTGTatcaaaaaacaaaacaaaaagatcaaAAACTCAACTGTATAGTGGACTAATCTGATAAATCTCTGGTCTCTGTTGTAGCATATGCTAATTATTTCTATGAGactaatcttttctttttcttttatcataaaataaataaaatatgttgcagttaataagaataaattaatgtaattatattatttcattaataaaatttaataactgGTCCACCTCAAATTTTATTGATTACCCAACAGGATGTAATTGAGTtaggtttaatatatatattttttatatttttattgcatattataaattattaaaaataaattaaccgGCTGGTTCGATTATGAATttcattaattgaataaaaactgatttaacttattttaattgatttaactgAAATCGATAAAATTAAATGTGTTGATTAAGTTGATTCAATCGGTTTACACGAACTTTgtctatttttatccaaatttatataaaattaaatgtgtCGATTAActaaaaaatgataaaactaaaaaaatacaaaCGTTGACACCTTATGTCAATTAAAATGCATATcattaattacaattattttatatGACAAGTCACACATTATGAATAAGATGAATATGaaagaaaatttctttttcctttacagAAAAATACTGACCACATTGTATGATTGATACAATCAACTAAATTCGTGAAGTAATATTTTAAAGGTTTGGATGAGACTGAAATTGCAAAATaaactaataaattatttttaaataaaaatataaaatataaataaatatgtatgattgataCAATCAACTAATTTCGTAAAGTACTATTAAGCGAAAGCACCTCTAAtccaataaaatttcaaatacttTCTTTGATAGCAATGGCACTAATAATAGTTCAGTTTGTTTTCAAGTGTCGAGGTTTTATTGATTGTGTcttctaattttaatatgttgcagtaatggcacgtctgcctttaattgcacaacgtgagaggcgtaaaagaattggtattgcaGTGACACTATGGTTGGAAATCTATAGAAtcgcgatttggttcttatttagaatgggtgccagccttagcctacagacttatagaccaaggattaggtcttataccttagatttttatgcaaaacgggattatgtgaaaaggcttgtatatgctagtgatgagacttgtattgaacaagttaggatgaatagaactgccttttttaaattatgtgagatgttagaatcgatagggggattgaagtcgtcaagaaacatgcttgttgatgagcaagtagcaatgtttctACATATCAtatcccatcacctgaaaaatcgagttatcaagcatcactttagaaggtccggggaaactgttagcagagcatttcatagtgttttaaatgctgtaaTACGCTTagaagatgtgttatttaaaaagccggagccaattacagccgattcttctgacacaaggtggaaatggtttaaggtattagactgagttttatatatagcttgaaCAACATTTTAGTtgacttagatttaaattag includes:
- the LOC107950808 gene encoding uncharacterized protein, which encodes MSGAQGALPKESKTATIYESIQGGENKSKTELRSKEDEGGIQVDRLEDKVKDPTGEGGPIFGSPSPNNDDNQDLGIIGTA